One window from the genome of Scatophagus argus isolate fScaArg1 chromosome 13, fScaArg1.pri, whole genome shotgun sequence encodes:
- the sirt6 gene encoding NAD-dependent protein deacetylase sirtuin-6 yields the protein MQHTSSLRDDVTGRTELKTRLGEPRFQSVTIREDLNQNENDSTPTTAMSVNYAAGLSPYADKGVCGLPEVFDSPEEIKAKVEILAQLIKESQYFVVHSGAGISTSAGIPDFRGPKGVWTLEEKGQTPHFDTTFEDARPSFTHLALLGLQRAGYLKYLISQNVDGLHVRSGFPRDMLSELHGNMFVEECEKCGRQYVREKVIGVMGLKPTGRHCEVVRSRGLRACRGKLISTILDWEDALPDRDLNKADEASRRADLALTLGTSLQIKPSGDLPLLTKRKGGKVAIVNLQPTKHDKHAYLRMHGYVDDVMKQLMELLGVDIPKWEGPTVCESSAPTSESTTDAKPPQTVATKEKVKKDLIKEERKREATALTDDGSVKDEKVLVKKERADSSVEISEVK from the exons ATGCAGCATACGTCGTCGCTCAGAGATGACGTCACTGGAAGAACAGAATTGAAAACCCGTCTGGGAGAGCCAAGATTTCAGAGCGTGACAATACGAGAAGATCTAAATCAAAACGAAAACGATTCGACACCAACGACAGCCATGTCTGTGAATTATGCAGCTGGGCTCTCGCCGTATGCAGACAAAGGTGTCTGCGGACTTCCCGAG GTGTTTGATAGTCCAGAGGAGATAAAGGCAAAGGTGGAGATCCTCGCTCAGCTGATAAAAGAATCTCAGTACTTTGTTGTTCACAGCGGAGCTGGAATCAGCACCTCAGCTGGTATCCCAGACTTCAG GGGTCCAAAGGGTGTGTGGACGTTAGAAGAAAAGGGTCAGACACCCCACTTTGACACGACATTTGAAGATGCCCGTCCCAGCTTCACTCACTTGGCCCTCCTTGGACTTCAGAGGGCTGGGTACCTCAAGTATCTCATCAGCCAGAACGTGGACGGCCTGCATGTCCGATCAGGCTTCCCCAG GGATATGCTGTCAGAGCTCCACGGGAACATGTTTGTGGAAGAATGTGAGAAATGTGGCAG GCAGTACGTGAGAGAAAAAGTGATTGGTGTTATGGGGCTGAAACCAACAGGGCGACATTGTGAAGTGGTACGATCCAGAGGGCTCAGAGCCTGCAG AGGGAAGTTGATAAGCACTATATTGGATTGGGAAGATGCTCTTCCTGACAGAGACCTGAACAAAGCCGATGAGGCCAGCAG ACGAGCAGACCTGGCACTGACGCTTGGCACGTCCTTGCAGATCAAACCCAGTGGAGATCTCCCACTCCTCACCAAGCGCAAAGGAGGGAAAGTGGCCATTGTCAACCTGCAGCCCACAAAACAC GACAAGCACGCATACCTGCGTATGCATGGTTATGTTGACGATGTCATGAAACAGCTGATGGAGTTGCTGGGAGTGGACATCCCAAAGTGGGAGGGTCCGACTGTCTGCGAGAGCTCAGCACCCACTTCTGAGTCCACCACCGATGCCAAACCACCTCAGACAGTCGCTACAAAGGAAAAGGTGAAAAAGGACCTGAttaaggaggagaggaaaagagaagcaaCAGCACTAACAGATGATGGGAGTGTTAAGGATGAGAAGGTTTTAGtaaagaaggagagagcagaCTCCTCAGTGGAGATAAGTGAAGTGAAATAg
- the LOC124068827 gene encoding ubiquitin-conjugating enzyme E2 R1-like — protein sequence MAQHDHSHVASSQKALMLEMKSLQEQPVEGFKITLVDEADMYNWEVAIFGPPNTHYEGGYFKARIKFPIDYPYSPPAFRFLTKMWHPNIYENGDVCISILHPPVDDPQSGELPSERWNPTQNVRTILLSVISLLNEPNTFSPANVDASVMYRKWRDSKGKDREYVEIIRKQVLATKAEAERDGVKVPTTLAEYCVRTRAPAPDEGSDLFYDYYYDDDDAEDGDGDCCYDEDDSGNEES from the exons ATGGCGCAACACGACCACTCTCATGTAGCCAGTTCACAGAAAGCACTCATGTTGGAAATGAAGAGCCTTCAGGAGCAGCCTGTCGAGGGATTCAAAATTACATTGGTGGACGAGGCTGATATGTACAACTGGGAAGTGGCCATTTTCGGACCTCCAAACACTCACTATGAAGGCGGGTATTTTAAG GCTCGGATCAAGTTCCCAATAGATTACCCATACTCCCCACCTGCCTTCCGGTTTCTCACCAAGATGTGGCACCCCAACATATATGAG aATGGAGATGTGTGTATTTCTATATTGCACCCTCCAGTGGATGACCCACAGAGTGGAGAGCTGCCCTCAGAGAGATGGAATCCCACCCAGAATGTCCG gacCATTTTGCTGAGTGTGATCTCGCTGCTGAATGAGCCCAACACTTTCTCTCCCGCCAATGTGGACGCCTCCGTCATGTACCGTAAATGGAGGGACAGCAAGGGCAAGGACCGTGAATATGTAGAGATCATCag GAAACAAGTATTGGCCACCAAGGCGGAAGCCGAGCGTGATGGCGTAAAAGTGCCCACCACGCTGGCTGAGTACTGCGTCCGCACCCGTGCCCCAGCCCCTGATGAAGGCTCTGATCTCTTCTATGACTACTACTATGATGACGATGATGCGGAGGACGGGGATGGCGACTGCTGCTACGATGAGGACGACTCAGGCAACGAGGAGTCATGA